One stretch of Micromonospora cremea DNA includes these proteins:
- a CDS encoding DUF4326 domain-containing protein has protein sequence MLGRPDLLALRAGLRGRRLGCWCVPERCYAEVIAELAASLPTSSLR, from the coding sequence CTGCTCGGCCGACCCGACCTCCTCGCCCTCCGCGCCGGCCTGCGCGGACGCCGGCTCGGCTGCTGGTGCGTGCCGGAGCGCTGCTACGCCGAGGTTATCGCCGAACTCGCCGCCTCGCTGCCAACGTCGAGCCTTCGGTAG
- a CDS encoding nitroreductase family deazaflavin-dependent oxidoreductase has translation MVLPRRLARFNRVVTNRVTGPLAGRLPGFGVIIHRGRRSGRAYRTPINIFRTSDGYVAALTYGVTDWARNVLAAGGCELETRGRRVPLTRPRLVHDPTRRHMPPLVRQLVGVIGVTDFLYLDTVPDADHVH, from the coding sequence ATGGTGTTACCCAGACGCTTGGCGCGGTTCAACCGGGTCGTCACCAACCGCGTGACCGGTCCCCTGGCCGGGCGGCTGCCCGGCTTCGGCGTCATCATCCACCGCGGCCGCCGCTCCGGTCGGGCGTACCGGACGCCGATCAACATCTTCCGGACGTCCGACGGTTACGTCGCCGCGCTGACCTACGGGGTCACCGACTGGGCGAGAAACGTACTGGCGGCCGGCGGCTGTGAGCTGGAGACCCGCGGCCGGCGAGTGCCCCTCACCCGTCCCCGCCTCGTGCACGACCCCACCCGCCGGCACATGCCGCCGCTCGTCCGCCAGCTCGTCGGGGTGATCGGCGTGACCGACTTCCTCTATCTCGACACCGTGCCCGATGCAGACCACGTCCACTAG
- a CDS encoding VOC family protein, whose amino-acid sequence MASEAPDYFQPEAGLVLTHLLIVRDVDRSREFYQQVLGATVVRERQPAILRFHNSYIVINDEGGPTDDKPDVQAQAPPDSRTLSSAMNVRVTDVRAVYEQWRSRGGEFLTEPKDHGVEIRCYLRDPDGYLIELGQGTGILAEMGRAASA is encoded by the coding sequence ATGGCGAGCGAGGCGCCCGACTACTTCCAGCCCGAGGCTGGGCTGGTGCTCACACACCTCCTGATCGTGCGGGATGTGGACCGCTCCCGGGAGTTCTACCAGCAGGTGCTGGGAGCGACGGTGGTGCGGGAACGCCAGCCGGCGATCCTGCGATTCCACAACAGCTACATCGTGATCAACGACGAGGGTGGCCCGACCGACGACAAGCCGGATGTGCAGGCGCAGGCGCCGCCGGATTCGCGCACGCTCAGCAGCGCGATGAACGTCCGGGTCACCGACGTCCGGGCGGTCTATGAGCAGTGGCGGTCACGGGGTGGCGAGTTCCTGACCGAGCCGAAGGACCATGGCGTCGAGATCCGGTGCTACCTGCGTGATCCGGACGGCTACCTGATCGAGCTCGGCCAGGGCACCGGGATCCTCGCCGAGATGGGTCGGGCAGCCTCTGCCTGA
- a CDS encoding TIGR03668 family PPOX class F420-dependent oxidoreductase produces the protein MPADEIRHRVRSARVARLATVAADGRPHLVPVCFVLLDDVVYHVVDEKPKRHRRLRRLENIQATGHACLLVDEYDEDWSRLWWVRLDGHGRLVQDRVEEAAARAALADKYPQYVQQSPAGPVIAVAVTGWSAWSAADAAG, from the coding sequence GTGCCCGCCGACGAGATCCGGCATCGGGTCCGGTCGGCCAGGGTGGCCCGGCTGGCCACCGTCGCAGCGGATGGGCGTCCCCACCTGGTGCCTGTGTGTTTCGTGCTGCTCGACGATGTCGTCTACCACGTGGTGGACGAGAAGCCCAAGCGCCACCGGCGGCTGCGCCGGCTGGAGAACATCCAGGCGACGGGGCATGCCTGCCTGCTGGTCGACGAGTACGACGAGGACTGGTCGCGGCTGTGGTGGGTTCGGCTGGACGGGCACGGCCGGCTGGTGCAGGACCGCGTGGAGGAGGCCGCGGCCCGTGCGGCGCTGGCCGACAAGTACCCGCAGTACGTCCAGCAGTCACCAGCCGGGCCGGTGATCGCGGTAGCGGTGACCGGCTGGTCGGCGTGGTCCGCAGCCGACGCGGCCGGGTGA
- a CDS encoding TIGR03619 family F420-dependent LLM class oxidoreductase: MEVGFAPPVSGSWATPENMIHVARRAEQLGYHSLWTFQRLLVPADLGWSETYHSVQDPLTTLAFLAAHTTRIRLGVAVLNMPFISPVLLAKQTATLDILAGGRLDVGLGLGWADEEYQATGVSKHRRGQRAEEFLAVLRTLWQDDVAEHRGEFYQVPPTRLEPKPVQRPHPPILLGGQAPAALRRAGRLADGWVSGSQADLTGIGEAVATVKAAAAEAGRDPGSLRFVCRGAVRVRPTGPPDREPLTGTLEQIRSDLGRLAEAGITELFVDLNFDPEIGSPRADAQASLRRADEVLDALAPTR, encoded by the coding sequence GTGGAGGTTGGATTCGCCCCGCCCGTCTCCGGCTCGTGGGCCACACCGGAGAACATGATCCATGTTGCCCGCCGGGCCGAGCAGCTCGGATACCACTCGCTCTGGACGTTCCAACGGCTCCTGGTCCCCGCCGACCTCGGCTGGAGCGAGACCTACCACAGCGTCCAGGACCCACTGACCACGCTGGCGTTCCTGGCGGCCCACACCACGCGGATCCGGCTCGGCGTCGCGGTGCTCAACATGCCGTTCATATCCCCGGTGCTGCTGGCCAAGCAGACCGCGACCCTCGACATCCTCGCCGGCGGACGACTCGACGTGGGACTCGGCCTCGGCTGGGCGGACGAGGAGTATCAGGCCACGGGGGTGAGCAAGCATCGGCGGGGCCAGCGCGCCGAGGAGTTCCTCGCCGTTCTTCGTACCCTGTGGCAGGACGACGTCGCCGAACATCGCGGCGAGTTCTACCAGGTCCCGCCGACGCGCCTGGAGCCGAAACCCGTGCAGCGGCCACACCCGCCGATTCTCCTCGGCGGCCAGGCGCCCGCCGCGCTGCGCCGGGCCGGCCGGCTCGCCGACGGCTGGGTCAGTGGCAGCCAGGCGGACCTGACAGGCATCGGCGAGGCGGTCGCGACCGTCAAGGCCGCCGCTGCCGAGGCCGGCCGCGACCCCGGCTCACTGCGATTCGTCTGCCGCGGCGCGGTCCGCGTACGCCCGACAGGCCCACCCGATCGCGAGCCGCTCACCGGCACACTCGAGCAGATCCGGTCCGACCTCGGCAGACTCGCCGAGGCCGGCATCACGGAATTGTTCGTCGACCTCAACTTCGATCCGGAGATCGGCTCACCCCGCGCCGACGCGCAGGCGTCGCTGCGCCGGGCCGACGAGGTGCTCGACGCCCTCGCTCCGACCCGCTGA
- a CDS encoding DUF2267 domain-containing protein has translation MNYAEFLETVGKRARMPAAEAADVVGATLTTLAEGVSGGEARHLATQLPEELQGYLHKEVDFAERIDLVKFLNEVGARAGTDDDRTAEVARAVLTTLREAVSAKDLENLESELPKDFRRLLRPVDRSVGA, from the coding sequence GTGAACTATGCCGAGTTTCTCGAAACGGTGGGCAAGCGGGCGCGAATGCCGGCGGCGGAGGCGGCGGACGTCGTCGGAGCCACGCTGACGACCTTGGCGGAAGGGGTCAGTGGCGGCGAGGCTCGGCACCTGGCCACGCAGCTCCCCGAGGAGCTGCAAGGCTACCTGCACAAGGAAGTGGACTTCGCCGAACGGATCGACCTCGTGAAGTTCCTCAATGAGGTAGGGGCCCGCGCGGGAACGGATGACGACCGGACCGCCGAGGTTGCCCGCGCCGTGTTGACGACCCTGCGCGAGGCGGTGAGCGCAAAAGACCTCGAGAACCTGGAATCCGAGCTGCCAAAGGACTTCCGGCGGCTGCTGCGTCCGGTGGATCGCAGCGTCGGGGCCTGA
- a CDS encoding DUF2267 domain-containing protein, which translates to MEYQDFINLVATRAKVSTDQAATLSRATLETLADRISSGKAEDLAYQLPGGLDDPLRNPPPRRAEHAKSFGLDEFVRRVADHPAIDRAIAGPGVGAVLTTLREAVSRENFEDALAQLPKEFRQVIEPVGAGGGQRPGS; encoded by the coding sequence GTGGAATACCAGGATTTCATCAACCTAGTGGCCACGCGGGCGAAGGTGTCGACCGATCAGGCAGCGACACTCAGCCGCGCGACGTTGGAGACATTGGCAGATCGGATCAGCTCCGGCAAGGCTGAGGACCTCGCCTATCAGCTTCCCGGAGGGCTTGACGATCCCCTGCGCAATCCGCCGCCGCGTAGAGCGGAACATGCCAAGTCGTTCGGGCTCGACGAGTTCGTGCGGCGGGTGGCAGACCACCCGGCCATCGACCGTGCGATCGCCGGTCCCGGGGTCGGCGCGGTGCTCACCACGCTCCGTGAGGCGGTTTCCCGGGAGAATTTCGAGGACGCGTTGGCCCAGCTTCCGAAGGAGTTCCGGCAGGTGATCGAACCGGTGGGTGCCGGTGGCGGGCAGCGCCCCGGCTCGTAG
- a CDS encoding PucR family transcriptional regulator produces the protein MQGELQRLVDALAAYAGRPALIEDRRQRVVVYSEHTGLMDDVRKASILRRQNTPEVMAWFRDVGVMDARTAVRTQASRELDLLPRVCVPIRHQDLLLGFVWFIDADGTMADADITATGLMSELSLALYRENLLGELASQRESEAARTLLSDSEASRDQSVRILRETGLIAGDGPATALVAQLVPLHGELPDEVARLALEQALVTTRRWIGTREALHLVRDDHGVLLLCGGRGAGRPSPEVVAKLLDDNLRQATRGLDSVERVVVGVGQPRSRLTEAIGSYGEALRSARVGVRLPALGPVVSWAGLGIYRVLSRMEGRHLDIADVHPGLERLLREQPNPVLLQTLERYLDLAGNAHATAEQLRLHRTTLYYRLQRIEELADTDLKNGNERLCLHLALKLGRLTGAYRPQE, from the coding sequence ATGCAAGGGGAGCTGCAACGCCTTGTCGACGCTCTCGCCGCGTACGCGGGCCGCCCGGCGCTGATCGAGGACCGCCGTCAGCGGGTGGTGGTCTACAGCGAGCACACCGGGTTGATGGACGACGTGCGCAAGGCGTCCATCCTGCGCCGGCAGAACACCCCGGAGGTGATGGCGTGGTTCCGGGACGTCGGCGTCATGGACGCCCGTACGGCCGTGCGCACGCAGGCGTCGCGAGAGCTCGACCTGCTGCCGCGGGTCTGCGTGCCGATCCGTCACCAGGACCTGCTGCTGGGGTTTGTGTGGTTCATCGACGCGGACGGCACGATGGCCGACGCGGACATCACCGCCACCGGCCTGATGAGCGAGCTGTCGCTGGCGCTGTACCGGGAGAACCTTCTCGGTGAGCTGGCCTCACAGCGCGAGAGTGAGGCGGCGCGGACCCTGCTCTCCGACAGTGAGGCCAGCCGGGACCAGTCGGTGCGGATCCTGCGCGAGACCGGCCTGATCGCCGGGGACGGGCCGGCCACCGCGCTTGTCGCGCAGCTGGTGCCGTTGCACGGCGAGCTGCCCGACGAGGTGGCACGGCTGGCGCTGGAGCAGGCGCTGGTCACCACCCGGCGGTGGATCGGCACGCGGGAGGCGCTGCACCTGGTCCGCGACGACCACGGGGTGCTGCTGCTCTGCGGCGGGCGGGGTGCCGGGCGCCCCTCCCCCGAGGTCGTCGCGAAGCTGCTCGACGACAACCTGCGGCAGGCGACCCGTGGGCTCGACTCGGTGGAGCGCGTCGTGGTCGGGGTCGGGCAGCCGCGGTCCCGGCTGACCGAGGCGATCGGGTCGTACGGGGAGGCGCTGCGGTCGGCCCGGGTGGGCGTGCGGTTGCCGGCGCTCGGCCCGGTGGTGTCGTGGGCGGGGCTGGGTATCTACCGGGTGTTGTCGCGGATGGAGGGTCGGCACCTGGACATCGCCGACGTGCACCCCGGTCTTGAGCGGTTGCTGCGGGAGCAGCCGAACCCGGTGTTGCTGCAGACCCTGGAGCGCTATCTGGATCTGGCCGGGAACGCGCACGCCACGGCCGAGCAGTTACGCTTGCACCGCACCACGCTCTACTACCGGCTACAGCGGATCGAGGAGCTGGCCGACACCGACCTGAAGAACGGAAACGAGCGGCTCTGTCTGCACCTGGCGTTGAAGCTGGGCCGGTTGACCGGCGCCTACCGGCCGCAGGAGTGA
- a CDS encoding CocE/NonD family hydrolase, whose amino-acid sequence MRTTRSWWRASVMVVAAIAVGLPAATATAQPTAGRVSPLIQHGVTQPVFGYADAIRERVFVTSDVDTDGDGARDVVAMDIMRPKASDAGLRAPVVMDASPYYSTVCRGNESECKADIDGDGLNDQWPLFYDNYFVPRGYAVVLLDMIGTNNSTGCPVTGGRADNISAPTAIDWLNGRRAGTNAAGERVVADWHNGKTGMIGKSYDGTLANAAAASGVPGLTTIVPISAISSWYDYSRSNGLVTRANNYSGSLANTVTNPQRREHCAAVRTQLGVDGDDVTGDYNAFWAERDYVPHADRVRASVFVVHGINDNNVRADHFSKWWDALAEENVPRKLWLTGTGHIDPFDFRRGEWVHTLHRWFDFWLHGVKNGIMAEPMADIERTPDVWETYRSWPVPAVRSTQVFLGAGDEGAAGGLSVRPQPGKASRTFQDTPSMSQTNAIRHPSDPAANTENRLVFLSQPLREPLHISGTPIVKINASVNGEDTSFAGLLVDYGTRPRFSTSGDGIRTLTTEDCWGDSATWGGHAEDACYRQTEKTVVTAPQELVTKGILDGLNLTSPSVTTPLVPGKKNSVDVPLLPEDYVFAAGNQVGVVLLGSYSGYSSRAKQNRADITVHFDRSRIELPIVGGRSAAVAAGL is encoded by the coding sequence ATGCGAACCACAAGGAGTTGGTGGCGAGCGTCGGTGATGGTCGTTGCGGCCATCGCCGTCGGCCTACCGGCGGCAACCGCGACGGCGCAGCCGACGGCGGGCCGGGTCAGTCCGCTCATTCAGCACGGAGTCACCCAGCCGGTGTTCGGGTATGCCGACGCGATCCGCGAGCGGGTATTCGTCACCTCCGACGTCGACACCGACGGCGACGGCGCCCGCGACGTCGTGGCGATGGACATCATGCGGCCCAAGGCCAGCGATGCCGGCCTGCGGGCGCCGGTGGTCATGGATGCCAGCCCCTACTACTCCACCGTGTGTCGGGGCAACGAGAGCGAGTGCAAGGCTGACATCGACGGCGACGGCCTCAACGACCAGTGGCCGCTTTTCTACGACAACTACTTCGTCCCGCGCGGCTACGCGGTGGTCCTGCTCGACATGATCGGCACCAACAACTCGACCGGCTGTCCGGTCACCGGTGGTCGCGCCGACAACATCAGCGCGCCGACCGCGATCGACTGGCTCAACGGTCGTCGGGCCGGCACCAACGCGGCCGGCGAACGGGTCGTCGCCGACTGGCACAACGGCAAGACCGGCATGATCGGCAAGTCGTACGACGGGACGCTGGCCAACGCGGCCGCCGCCAGCGGCGTGCCGGGGCTCACCACCATCGTGCCGATCTCGGCAATCTCCAGCTGGTACGACTACTCGCGCAGCAACGGCCTGGTCACCCGGGCGAACAACTACTCCGGCAGCCTCGCCAACACCGTCACCAACCCGCAGCGGCGGGAACACTGTGCGGCGGTGCGGACCCAGCTCGGTGTCGACGGCGACGACGTCACCGGCGACTACAACGCCTTCTGGGCCGAGCGAGACTACGTCCCGCACGCCGACCGGGTGCGAGCGAGTGTGTTCGTGGTCCACGGCATCAACGACAACAACGTCCGCGCGGACCACTTCAGCAAGTGGTGGGACGCGCTGGCCGAGGAGAACGTGCCGCGCAAGCTCTGGCTCACCGGCACCGGTCACATCGACCCGTTCGACTTCCGCCGGGGTGAGTGGGTGCACACCCTGCACCGGTGGTTCGACTTCTGGCTGCACGGGGTGAAGAACGGCATCATGGCCGAGCCGATGGCCGACATCGAGCGGACGCCGGACGTCTGGGAGACCTACCGCAGCTGGCCGGTCCCGGCCGTCCGGAGCACTCAGGTGTTCCTGGGCGCCGGCGACGAGGGGGCGGCCGGCGGGCTGTCGGTCCGCCCGCAGCCAGGTAAGGCGTCCCGGACATTCCAGGACACCCCGTCGATGAGCCAGACCAACGCGATCCGGCACCCGTCGGACCCGGCGGCGAACACGGAGAACCGGTTGGTCTTCCTCTCCCAGCCGCTGCGCGAGCCGCTGCACATCTCGGGCACACCAATCGTCAAGATCAACGCGTCGGTGAACGGCGAAGACACCAGCTTCGCGGGCCTGCTGGTGGACTACGGCACCCGACCGCGGTTCAGCACCTCCGGTGACGGCATCCGGACGCTGACCACCGAGGACTGCTGGGGCGACTCGGCCACCTGGGGCGGACACGCCGAGGACGCCTGCTACCGACAGACCGAGAAGACCGTCGTCACCGCTCCGCAGGAGCTGGTGACCAAGGGCATCCTGGACGGCCTCAACCTGACCTCGCCGTCAGTGACGACGCCGCTGGTGCCGGGCAAGAAGAACTCCGTCGACGTGCCGCTGCTTCCCGAGGACTACGTCTTCGCGGCCGGCAACCAGGTCGGCGTGGTGCTGCTCGGCTCGTACTCCGGCTACAGCAGCCGGGCGAAGCAGAACCGAGCCGACATCACCGTCCACTTCGACCGCAGTCGAATCGAGCTGCCGATCGTCGGTGGCCGGTCGGCGGCCGTGGCCGCGGGCCTGTAA
- a CDS encoding carbohydrate ABC transporter permease: MIPRFMGRFLVPAAFAALFAAPLWFMVVGSLRPAGLPPPRTIEVLPPEPTVAAYARLPELIPLFRYLANSALVVAVAVPLTVIVASLTGFGLRLLTPVARRRAVLGLLAVLLVPVTAVWATRFELFRLAGVVDTYVPLLAPALLAGSPFLVLLYAWSFGGVPDTQLGAARLEGAGWLTIWRRVALPQVRPATLAVGVLAFTLHWSNLIDPLLYLQSGDRYTYPLGLQFLRLLNPTDWPLLMAACVVATAPCVVVFLLAQRILLNDDPLAALRSGGRR, from the coding sequence GTGATCCCGCGGTTCATGGGGCGGTTCCTGGTGCCGGCGGCGTTCGCGGCGCTCTTCGCCGCACCACTGTGGTTCATGGTGGTCGGCTCACTGCGACCTGCTGGCCTGCCCCCGCCCCGCACCATCGAGGTGCTCCCACCCGAACCGACCGTGGCCGCGTACGCCCGGCTGCCTGAGCTGATCCCGCTGTTCCGGTACCTGGCCAACTCGGCGCTGGTCGTCGCGGTCGCCGTGCCGCTGACCGTCATCGTCGCCTCACTGACCGGCTTCGGGCTGCGGCTGTTGACGCCGGTTGCCCGCCGCCGGGCGGTCCTGGGCCTGCTGGCGGTGCTCCTGGTGCCGGTCACCGCGGTGTGGGCCACCCGGTTCGAGCTGTTCCGACTGGCCGGCGTGGTCGACACGTACGTTCCGTTGCTGGCCCCGGCGCTGCTCGCCGGCAGCCCCTTCCTGGTGCTGCTCTACGCGTGGAGCTTCGGCGGTGTGCCGGACACCCAGCTCGGGGCGGCCCGGTTGGAGGGCGCCGGTTGGTTGACGATCTGGCGCCGGGTGGCGCTGCCGCAGGTGCGCCCGGCGACGCTGGCCGTCGGTGTGCTCGCCTTCACGCTGCACTGGTCCAACCTGATCGACCCGCTGCTCTACCTGCAGAGCGGTGACCGCTACACATACCCGCTCGGCCTGCAGTTCCTGCGGCTGCTGAACCCGACGGACTGGCCGCTGCTGATGGCCGCCTGCGTTGTCGCGACAGCACCGTGCGTGGTGGTGTTCCTGCTCGCTCAGCGAATCCTGCTCAACGACGATCCGCTGGCGGCACTGAGATCTGGAGGTCGTAGGTGA
- a CDS encoding ABC transporter substrate-binding protein: MSTFRARRWVALITAALLLGYAAGCGAGDRAADRPGITVVLFGDAEEIAGYRSLVAAFEQAHPDVPVNLSPVATQDDLMARLTTSFAGGQPPDVFLLNYRRYGQFAAQQAIEPAQAYLDRSEALKESDFSPRALDAFRFDGKTLTCLPQNMSSLVVYYNADLFAAAGVPLPKAGWTWDDFLAAGRALTGDGKYGVGVEPSLPRLAPFVWSNRGELVDHPDKPTTLTLTDDPASRAAVDWFLDLQLKHHVVPPDAEEQSESSEARFLRGTLGMYLNSRVAVPTLRTIDGFTWDAAPLPIAPGGVPASILHSDAYCMSAGLPDHDQAWRFIEFAMGGQGQRILAGSGRTVPSRLDVANSPDFLDPQKPPRSSRVYLDAEPHLRATPRTGTWSRVEREAGGLLAEVFYGRIGREEGLRQLEDKLRPLFALPVGAGG; this comes from the coding sequence GTGAGCACGTTCCGCGCTCGACGATGGGTTGCCCTGATCACCGCCGCGCTGCTGCTCGGCTACGCGGCCGGCTGCGGCGCCGGCGACCGCGCGGCCGACCGACCAGGCATCACGGTCGTGCTCTTCGGCGACGCTGAGGAGATCGCCGGCTACCGCAGCCTGGTCGCCGCCTTCGAGCAGGCCCACCCCGACGTGCCCGTCAACCTCTCCCCCGTCGCCACCCAGGACGATCTGATGGCCCGCCTGACCACCTCGTTCGCTGGCGGGCAGCCACCGGACGTGTTCCTGCTCAACTACCGCCGTTACGGCCAGTTCGCCGCCCAGCAGGCGATCGAACCAGCGCAGGCGTACCTCGACCGCAGCGAGGCGCTGAAGGAGAGCGACTTTTCCCCGCGGGCGCTGGACGCCTTCCGGTTCGACGGTAAGACGCTGACCTGCCTGCCGCAGAACATGTCCTCCCTGGTCGTCTACTACAACGCCGACCTGTTCGCGGCGGCCGGAGTGCCGCTGCCGAAGGCCGGCTGGACCTGGGACGACTTCCTGGCCGCCGGGCGGGCCCTGACCGGCGACGGGAAGTACGGCGTGGGCGTGGAGCCGTCCCTGCCGCGGCTCGCCCCGTTCGTCTGGTCCAACCGGGGTGAGCTGGTCGACCACCCGGACAAGCCGACCACCCTGACCCTCACCGACGACCCGGCCAGCCGCGCCGCCGTCGACTGGTTCCTCGACCTGCAACTGAAGCACCACGTCGTGCCGCCCGACGCCGAGGAGCAGAGTGAGTCGAGTGAGGCCCGGTTCCTGCGCGGCACGCTCGGCATGTACCTCAACAGCCGGGTCGCCGTGCCGACGCTGCGCACCATCGACGGCTTCACCTGGGACGCGGCGCCGCTGCCGATCGCGCCGGGCGGCGTACCCGCGTCGATCCTGCACAGCGACGCCTACTGCATGAGCGCCGGCCTGCCCGACCACGACCAGGCCTGGCGGTTCATCGAGTTCGCGATGGGCGGGCAGGGCCAGCGGATCCTCGCCGGGTCGGGCCGCACGGTGCCGTCCCGGCTCGACGTGGCCAACTCCCCGGACTTCCTCGACCCGCAGAAGCCCCCTCGGTCGTCGCGGGTCTACCTCGACGCCGAGCCGCACCTGCGCGCCACCCCGCGCACCGGCACCTGGTCGCGCGTGGAGCGCGAGGCCGGTGGCCTGCTCGCGGAGGTCTTCTACGGCCGGATCGGACGCGAGGAGGGGCTGCGACAACTGGAGGACAAGCTCCGGCCGCTCTTCGCGCTCCCGGTGGGCGCCGGTGGCTGA
- a CDS encoding ABC transporter ATP-binding protein, whose amino-acid sequence MAERGVIRLESLTKSYGKVVALDGVDLAVRAGEMVTLVGPSGSGKSTILRLIAGLDRPDRGRVVVDGQDVAQVPPHRRAVAMVFQDYALYPHLTVRGNLLFGLRVRRVRRAEAEERACAAADRLGIAELLDRYPDETSGGQRQRIALARALLREPTVYLLDEPLASLDAPLRFATRADLLTLHRELGTTTIHVTHDQAEAMTLGERVVVLNRGRVRQIGPPQQVYDEPEDTFVAGFLGSPPMNLVPGGGVLGGGTDLTLGVRPEDLRLDPDGPVTATVEAVEALGSEAVLLTRCDDGTRLTVRTGPRPGVWPGDQVRLRADLGRIHRFDADTGRRR is encoded by the coding sequence GTGGCTGAGCGGGGCGTGATCCGCCTCGAATCGCTGACCAAGTCGTACGGGAAGGTCGTCGCCCTCGACGGCGTCGACCTGGCGGTGCGCGCCGGCGAGATGGTGACCCTGGTCGGCCCGTCCGGTTCCGGCAAGTCGACGATCCTGCGGCTGATCGCCGGGCTGGACCGGCCGGACCGTGGCCGGGTCGTCGTCGACGGGCAGGACGTGGCCCAGGTGCCACCGCACCGCCGCGCGGTGGCAATGGTCTTCCAGGACTACGCGCTCTACCCCCACCTCACCGTCCGCGGCAACCTGCTGTTCGGGCTGCGGGTCCGCCGCGTCCGGCGCGCGGAGGCCGAAGAGCGGGCCTGCGCGGCGGCCGACCGGCTCGGCATCGCGGAACTGCTCGACCGCTACCCCGACGAGACCTCCGGCGGGCAGCGCCAGCGCATCGCACTGGCCCGCGCGCTGCTGCGCGAGCCGACCGTCTACCTGCTCGACGAGCCGCTGGCCAGCCTGGACGCGCCGCTGCGCTTCGCCACCCGCGCCGACCTGCTCACCCTGCACCGGGAGCTGGGCACCACCACCATCCACGTCACCCACGACCAGGCCGAGGCGATGACGCTCGGCGAACGGGTCGTCGTCCTGAACCGAGGGCGGGTCCGTCAGATTGGCCCGCCGCAGCAGGTCTACGACGAACCCGAGGACACCTTCGTGGCCGGCTTTCTGGGCAGCCCGCCGATGAATCTGGTGCCCGGCGGCGGCGTGCTGGGCGGCGGCACCGACCTGACCCTCGGCGTACGCCCCGAGGATCTGCGGCTCGACCCCGACGGGCCGGTGACCGCGACCGTGGAAGCGGTCGAGGCGCTCGGCAGCGAGGCCGTCCTGCTGACCCGCTGCGACGACGGCACGCGGCTGACCGTGCGCACCGGCCCTCGGCCCGGCGTGTGGCCGGGCGACCAGGTGCGACTGCGCGCCGACCTGGGCCGGATCCACCGCTTCGACGCCGACACCGGGCGACGCCGGTGA
- a CDS encoding carbohydrate ABC transporter permease — MTSGRVGRPLTAWAFLAPYAVAVALLIALPALLNLGYAFTDHTGLTRDPHFVGLDNARRLLADGFLADSIQASAIHLALAVPLRLLAAIGLGLLLAAPRPGGRWFRVAVYLPTVVPDVALAVLFLWVLNPLYGPLNQLLGLFGHPGMNWLAEPGSARTAVALMLAFPIGEGFIVVLAARRMLDGRLYEAATLEGCGPFGQLRRLTLPLLAPVLLLLAVRDTILTLQVNFVPAYVLTDGRPANATLYLPVYIFDQVFEFSGFAYGAMITSVLMVVTGVIITALLLMVRRWRVLR, encoded by the coding sequence GTGACCTCCGGCCGGGTCGGCCGACCACTGACCGCGTGGGCGTTCCTCGCGCCGTACGCGGTGGCGGTCGCGCTGCTGATCGCGCTGCCCGCACTGCTCAACCTCGGCTACGCGTTCACCGACCACACCGGACTGACCCGGGACCCTCATTTCGTCGGCTTGGACAACGCGCGCCGCCTGCTCGCCGACGGTTTCCTCGCCGACAGCATCCAGGCCTCCGCGATCCACCTGGCGCTGGCCGTACCGCTGCGGCTGCTGGCCGCCATCGGGCTCGGGCTGCTGCTGGCCGCGCCCCGCCCTGGCGGCCGCTGGTTCCGGGTCGCGGTCTACCTGCCGACCGTGGTACCCGACGTGGCCCTGGCGGTGCTCTTCCTGTGGGTGCTCAACCCGCTCTACGGCCCGCTCAACCAACTGCTCGGGCTCTTCGGCCACCCGGGCATGAACTGGCTCGCCGAGCCCGGCTCCGCACGGACGGCGGTAGCGCTGATGCTCGCGTTCCCGATCGGTGAGGGTTTCATCGTCGTGCTCGCCGCCCGACGGATGCTCGACGGACGGCTGTACGAGGCTGCGACGCTGGAAGGCTGCGGCCCGTTCGGCCAGTTGCGCCGGCTCACGCTGCCGCTGCTCGCGCCAGTGCTGCTGCTGCTCGCCGTCCGCGACACGATCCTCACCCTGCAGGTCAACTTCGTGCCGGCGTACGTCCTCACCGACGGCCGGCCCGCAAACGCCACGCTCTACCTGCCGGTCTACATCTTCGACCAGGTCTTCGAGTTCTCCGGCTTCGCCTACGGGGCCATGATCACGAGCGTCCTCATGGTGGTCACCGGCGTCATCATCACCGCGCTGCTGCTGATGGTGCGACGCTGGCGGGTGCTGCGCTGA